From the Sulfurospirillum tamanense genome, one window contains:
- the mltG gene encoding endolytic transglycosylase MltG, producing MQRTKNTNRGVQAFFIACDVIVIILLSLLFYLTRPVTTTSVVYVPSGTIGQIITYLEQRQFNLSPAVDKYLVAFLGWPQSGWIDVGTTRLSRADFYHKLTTAKAAMVPLTLIPGETTEMFFEQVARDFGLSKARLQEAYASFTPYPEGVLFPETYHVPIGIGERHLIFYLVSLSKASHEALAQKIFGEYNERRWYRYVIIASIVQKEAGSVQEMPLVSSVIYNRLKRGMRLQMDGTLNYGPYSNTKVTPQRIREDDSPYNTYKHAGLPPHPVATVSKEALRAAIFPKETEYLYFVRTASGKHTFTKTYAEHQRAMNQGR from the coding sequence ATGCAAAGAACAAAAAACACCAACAGAGGCGTCCAGGCTTTTTTCATCGCATGTGATGTGATTGTTATCATACTCTTGTCGCTTTTATTTTATCTTACGCGTCCAGTGACGACCACGAGCGTGGTGTACGTGCCCAGTGGGACGATAGGCCAGATTATAACATATCTTGAACAACGCCAATTTAACCTCTCGCCCGCGGTTGATAAGTATTTGGTTGCGTTTCTTGGGTGGCCGCAATCTGGCTGGATTGATGTGGGCACAACCCGCCTCTCGCGCGCAGATTTTTACCACAAACTCACTACTGCAAAAGCAGCCATGGTGCCTTTGACGCTCATCCCTGGGGAAACCACGGAAATGTTTTTCGAGCAAGTTGCGCGGGACTTTGGGCTCTCAAAAGCCCGTTTGCAAGAGGCTTATGCGAGCTTTACGCCTTATCCTGAAGGAGTATTGTTCCCTGAAACATACCATGTGCCCATAGGGATTGGTGAACGCCACTTGATTTTTTATCTGGTTTCCCTTTCCAAAGCTTCTCATGAGGCGCTAGCACAAAAGATTTTTGGAGAATATAACGAACGCCGCTGGTATCGGTATGTGATTATTGCTTCCATTGTTCAAAAAGAAGCGGGTTCGGTGCAGGAGATGCCCCTTGTCTCTTCGGTGATTTACAACCGCTTAAAAAGAGGTATGCGTTTACAAATGGACGGCACGTTAAATTATGGGCCCTATTCTAACACCAAAGTCACGCCACAACGCATCCGCGAGGACGATTCGCCTTACAACACCTATAAACACGCAGGGCTCCCCCCACACCCCGTGGCAACGGTAAGCAAAGAAGCCTTGCGTGCGGCTATTTTTCCTAAAGAGACGGAGTACCTTTATTTTGTGCGCACGGCTAGCGGAAAGCATACCTTTACAAAAACCTATGCCGAACACCAGCGCGCCATGAATCAAGGCAGGTGA
- a CDS encoding YhdP family protein, with amino-acid sequence MKKAWTPLLVFFVLCIAFLATLFYGIRISSLSIGGVYVDQLYIKLDKKLIVSAHEVRLNKTTKQENSREELVAILKYLPWMNRFFYSIAIENLRYEDEHIVLRYHHDVFYLDSDYVTIDATLNPLERGAAIGIKKLLLKDFDLELYGTLDLDILTQSGFFQGNFTTHGITGSVGLRLEDMLLSYVAQTHSFKNLAPFMEALDTAIDLEKEVSEWIYQKITASHYQIDALKGKIDLLSGDFFPHQMEGSARAKEVNVTFHPSLPPAVIKNLGVQLSNNQLIFHINDASYEGVDVSQSEVYIYNLLTEKNGIVVTLKTQTQLNETIHRILEAYEITIPLTQTSGTTQGILSLDIRFLPYSLKAKGDFLVQDATIDIAGVPFYSREATIALENTTLTLRNAHLRYEDILDVTLFGTVETTQGTFEGKGTIERLHIGHQDKTLVSFSNIPSPLSLDFSTANVTLFIPALATSLDLGEKESRIALERLSLLYPHSPLLQESGFLEGKTTVITPDFKTFAIDLDITKLQTLLYENGKPLDALRLTIHADQNKTLARAQGLSFSQTAGSQEVTLDGLDIGFSSTTPHQSQTTQTLHGTNSHLLLVDQNQSLPFVAYTLENSPKGIWLSGAFAQGELTFLQTPTLMELSLIKANATLVNHFAKKEMFDGGNFELTLKGESAEFFSGSLAITESYLKEMVAYNNLIALANTLPSLALFKGPGFNERGYEIKEGNIVFSQKDEILTLHTIHLIGTSADIIGEGSVNLNDETLHVTLKLKTLKDISHAIGQIPLLNHLILGEDQSIATAISIQGDLKNPVITTQVLQDTLMTPYNIIKRTLQLPFKIFD; translated from the coding sequence ATGAAAAAAGCCTGGACGCCTCTGTTGGTGTTTTTTGTTCTTTGCATTGCTTTTTTAGCAACTCTCTTTTATGGAATTCGGATTAGCTCTCTCTCAATCGGAGGGGTCTATGTTGATCAATTGTACATTAAGCTAGATAAAAAACTCATTGTAAGCGCCCACGAAGTCCGTCTTAACAAAACAACAAAGCAGGAAAATTCACGAGAAGAGCTCGTTGCTATCTTAAAATATTTGCCATGGATGAATCGTTTTTTTTACTCCATTGCCATAGAAAATCTCCGCTACGAAGATGAGCATATCGTGCTACGCTACCATCATGACGTGTTTTATTTGGATTCTGATTACGTTACGATTGACGCCACCCTTAACCCCCTAGAGCGTGGCGCAGCTATAGGTATCAAAAAACTCCTCTTAAAAGATTTTGATCTTGAACTCTACGGGACATTAGACCTTGATATTCTCACACAATCGGGTTTTTTTCAAGGAAATTTTACCACCCATGGCATTACAGGAAGTGTAGGATTGCGGCTTGAGGATATGCTGCTCTCCTATGTCGCACAAACCCACTCTTTTAAAAATCTTGCACCCTTCATGGAAGCTTTGGACACTGCGATAGACTTAGAAAAAGAGGTGAGCGAGTGGATTTATCAAAAAATCACCGCAAGCCATTACCAAATTGATGCCCTAAAGGGAAAAATTGACCTGCTTAGTGGAGATTTTTTTCCACACCAAATGGAAGGCTCAGCACGCGCCAAAGAGGTCAATGTGACATTTCACCCCTCTTTGCCCCCTGCGGTTATTAAAAACCTTGGCGTACAACTCTCCAACAATCAACTCATTTTTCACATCAATGATGCCTCTTACGAGGGGGTTGATGTTAGCCAATCAGAGGTCTACATCTATAACCTTTTGACAGAAAAAAATGGCATTGTAGTCACCCTTAAAACCCAAACGCAGCTCAATGAAACCATTCACCGTATTTTAGAAGCTTATGAAATCACCATTCCCCTCACCCAAACTTCTGGAACAACACAAGGTATCTTGAGTCTTGATATTCGATTTTTACCCTACAGCCTCAAAGCAAAGGGAGATTTCTTAGTTCAAGATGCCACCATAGACATTGCGGGTGTGCCGTTTTATTCTCGCGAAGCAACAATTGCCCTTGAAAACACGACACTCACTCTTCGTAATGCACACCTTCGCTACGAAGACATTTTAGATGTTACCCTCTTTGGTACCGTAGAAACGACACAAGGCACCTTTGAAGGAAAAGGAACGATTGAACGACTACACATCGGCCACCAAGACAAAACGCTTGTTTCTTTTTCAAACATCCCCTCCCCTTTGAGCCTTGATTTCTCCACAGCAAATGTGACTCTTTTTATCCCTGCGTTAGCCACTTCTTTGGATTTAGGGGAAAAAGAGAGTCGCATTGCCCTTGAACGCTTAAGTCTTCTTTATCCCCATTCGCCTCTTTTGCAAGAGAGTGGTTTTTTAGAAGGCAAAACCACTGTTATTACACCTGATTTTAAAACCTTTGCTATTGATTTAGATATTACCAAGTTACAAACGCTGCTCTATGAAAATGGAAAGCCCCTTGATGCGCTACGTCTCACCATTCATGCAGACCAAAACAAAACCCTAGCCCGCGCCCAAGGCCTCTCTTTCAGCCAGACCGCTGGGAGCCAAGAGGTGACTTTAGATGGCCTTGACATTGGTTTTAGTAGCACAACACCCCATCAGAGCCAAACCACACAAACTCTTCATGGCACTAATAGCCACTTGCTTTTAGTTGACCAGAACCAATCTTTACCTTTTGTTGCTTACACGCTAGAAAATTCCCCAAAAGGTATTTGGCTCTCAGGGGCATTTGCGCAAGGGGAGCTAACATTTTTGCAAACACCCACCCTTATGGAGCTCTCGCTCATCAAGGCCAACGCTACCCTCGTGAACCATTTTGCCAAAAAAGAGATGTTTGATGGAGGAAACTTTGAACTGACTTTAAAGGGAGAAAGTGCGGAATTTTTTTCTGGTTCTCTTGCGATTACCGAAAGTTACCTCAAAGAGATGGTTGCTTACAACAACCTCATCGCACTTGCCAACACGCTCCCCTCCCTTGCCCTTTTTAAGGGCCCTGGTTTTAATGAACGCGGGTATGAAATCAAAGAAGGAAATATTGTTTTTAGCCAAAAAGATGAAATTTTAACCCTGCATACCATTCACCTCATTGGCACGAGTGCGGACATCATAGGAGAAGGAAGCGTGAACCTCAACGACGAGACGTTACATGTAACCCTAAAACTCAAAACTCTCAAAGACATCAGTCACGCCATTGGGCAAATTCCACTACTAAACCACTTGATTTTAGGGGAGGACCAAAGCATCGCCACAGCCATTAGTATTCAGGGGGATTTAAAAAACCCTGTAATTACCACGCAAGTCCTACAAGACACGCTCATGACCCCTTATAACATCATCAAGCGCACACTGCAGTTGCCTTTTAAGATCTTTGACTAA
- a CDS encoding HAD family hydrolase, with protein MKCIIFDMDGTLVDSSHGITCSINHVRRSIGLPFIETEQLVRFINDPDEHLPLRFYGTKEYDPGHKALFTEHYLEHCTQGLKLYKGVFETLDSLHGEAKLAVATNASDFFAQKMLSHCGIGHYFETIVGANTFGTSKPDPAMLFGLLESLHVSPSEAILVGDSLKDAYAAQNANMPFVYVTWGFGDYQTSTPHVAHSPDALASILKQLLSQRS; from the coding sequence ATGAAGTGCATTATTTTTGACATGGACGGGACGCTTGTGGACAGTAGCCATGGGATTACTTGCAGTATCAACCACGTGCGCCGCAGTATTGGACTTCCTTTTATTGAGACGGAGCAGTTGGTGCGCTTTATTAATGACCCAGATGAGCATTTACCCTTGCGTTTTTATGGCACAAAAGAGTATGACCCGGGCCACAAAGCGCTTTTTACAGAGCATTATTTGGAGCACTGCACCCAAGGATTAAAGCTGTACAAGGGTGTTTTTGAAACACTGGATTCCCTTCATGGAGAAGCAAAGCTTGCTGTTGCCACCAATGCTTCGGATTTTTTTGCCCAAAAAATGCTAAGCCATTGCGGGATTGGGCACTATTTTGAAACCATTGTGGGGGCTAACACTTTTGGCACCTCCAAGCCCGACCCTGCTATGTTGTTTGGTTTGCTTGAGTCTTTACATGTAAGTCCAAGTGAAGCAATTTTAGTGGGAGATAGCCTTAAGGATGCCTATGCGGCGCAAAACGCCAACATGCCTTTTGTGTATGTCACATGGGGATTTGGAGACTATCAAACGTCCACGCCGCACGTGGCGCATTCGCCAGATGCACTTGCTAGCATCCTGAAACAACTGCTTAGTCAAAGATCTTAA
- a CDS encoding GNAT family N-acetyltransferase: MIESYREAVLEDLPQIVKIYNTTIATGISTADTKEVSVESRLAWFEAHTSKRPIWVKEYHGKIIAWLSFQPFYGRPAYAQTVEISIYIDPNFRGKKLGQQFLTEALEKAPTLEIKNILAFIFKDNDTSLKLFKRFGFKEWGNLPSVAVIEGQEKDLLILGLKL, encoded by the coding sequence ATGATTGAATCATACCGTGAGGCGGTCCTTGAGGATTTGCCTCAAATTGTCAAAATTTACAACACAACAATAGCAACAGGGATTTCAACGGCTGATACCAAAGAGGTAAGCGTGGAGAGTCGCCTTGCGTGGTTTGAAGCCCACACGTCCAAGCGCCCTATTTGGGTAAAAGAATACCATGGTAAAATTATTGCATGGCTTAGTTTTCAGCCTTTTTATGGGCGTCCTGCGTATGCGCAAACGGTGGAAATTAGCATCTATATCGACCCCAACTTCAGGGGCAAAAAACTGGGCCAACAGTTTTTAACCGAGGCCCTTGAAAAAGCCCCAACACTAGAAATAAAAAATATCCTTGCGTTTATTTTTAAAGACAACGACACCAGCTTAAAGCTTTTTAAGCGGTTTGGTTTTAAGGAGTGGGGAAATTTACCAAGTGTGGCAGTTATTGAGGGTCAAGAAAAAGATTTGCTTATTTTGGGACTAAAATTATGA
- the hypA gene encoding hydrogenase maturation nickel metallochaperone HypA has protein sequence MHEFSIVNALLDLCEKNAKENSASQVLKVEIKIGKLSGIEPHLLKTAFDTFKEGTLCENAELLMHLQDLVLYCSTCKSESVLEKNEFYCPKCNSVEVSVLDGEEMYLMRLEME, from the coding sequence ATGCATGAATTTTCGATTGTTAATGCGTTGTTGGATTTGTGTGAAAAAAATGCCAAAGAAAACAGTGCTTCGCAGGTATTGAAAGTAGAAATTAAAATAGGAAAGCTCAGCGGCATTGAGCCGCATTTGCTAAAAACGGCCTTTGATACTTTCAAAGAAGGTACTTTGTGTGAAAACGCAGAGCTTTTGATGCATTTGCAAGATTTGGTGTTGTATTGTTCTACATGTAAAAGCGAATCCGTGCTTGAAAAAAATGAATTTTACTGCCCCAAGTGCAACAGTGTGGAAGTTTCTGTTTTGGACGGTGAGGAGATGTACCTCATGCGTCTTGAAATGGAGTAG
- the hypE gene encoding hydrogenase expression/formation protein HypE, whose product MKRIQLAQGGGGEETTGLIKGLFFKHFSNEILEKMEDAATLHVKGPIAFTTDSFTVSPLFFEGGNIGKLAIAGTVNDLVMAGAKPLYLTCSFMIEEGFLLEELESIVLSMKEEMAKSGVKIVAGDTKVVPKGGVDGLFINTTGIGEIVCEGISAHNLKAGHALIVSNEVGNHGACILAKREELDLEMKLKTDCASLWAPVEALFAAGIKPLALRDATRGGLSAVLNEWAEASKVGLAVSEKAIPVAQEVKGICELLGFEPYEFANEGTMVLCVEAADVEKTLSVLHRFEETEKACYIGTVVGEHAGKVVLETPWGSHRFLEPPKGELLPRIC is encoded by the coding sequence ATGAAACGGATTCAACTCGCCCAAGGCGGGGGTGGCGAAGAGACAACAGGGCTGATTAAAGGCCTATTTTTCAAGCATTTTAGCAATGAAATTTTAGAAAAAATGGAAGACGCGGCCACCTTACATGTAAAGGGTCCCATTGCTTTCACGACCGATTCTTTCACAGTGAGCCCGCTCTTTTTTGAAGGAGGAAACATTGGTAAGCTTGCGATTGCTGGCACGGTCAATGACCTTGTGATGGCAGGCGCGAAGCCGTTGTATTTGACTTGCTCGTTCATGATAGAAGAGGGCTTTTTGCTAGAAGAGCTTGAATCCATCGTCCTTAGCATGAAAGAAGAGATGGCAAAAAGTGGGGTAAAAATCGTAGCGGGTGACACCAAGGTTGTGCCAAAAGGGGGTGTGGATGGGCTGTTTATCAACACCACGGGTATTGGTGAAATTGTGTGTGAGGGGATTTCAGCGCACAATCTCAAAGCGGGCCATGCACTCATTGTTTCCAATGAAGTAGGCAACCACGGAGCGTGCATTTTAGCCAAGCGGGAAGAGTTGGATTTGGAGATGAAACTCAAAACCGACTGTGCCTCCTTGTGGGCGCCTGTAGAGGCATTGTTTGCTGCGGGCATCAAACCCTTGGCGTTGCGCGATGCCACCAGAGGCGGGCTTTCTGCGGTGTTAAATGAATGGGCCGAGGCATCCAAAGTGGGCCTAGCCGTGAGCGAGAAAGCTATTCCTGTGGCGCAAGAAGTGAAGGGCATTTGCGAACTCTTGGGCTTTGAGCCTTACGAGTTTGCAAATGAGGGCACCATGGTGTTGTGCGTGGAAGCGGCGGACGTGGAAAAAACCTTGAGTGTATTGCACCGCTTTGAAGAGACCGAAAAAGCGTGTTACATCGGCACGGTGGTGGGTGAACATGCGGGAAAAGTGGTGCTTGAAACCCCTTGGGGAAGCCACCGATTTTTAGAGCCTCCTAAGGGAGAGCTCCTTCCAAGGATTTGCTAA
- the hypD gene encoding hydrogenase formation protein HypD — MDLIEEFRNPAHVKALAKSIHAEATRPLNIMEVCGGHTHTIMKFGIPQLLPKQIQFVHGPGCPVCIMPKERIDHALALASQEGVILATLGDMIRVPGSMGSLQTLRAEGADIRALYSPLDVLKIAKENPDKTVVFFAIGFETTTPMSASLVKMVLAQNIPNVLFHVNHVLVPEPVEAIMAGGDAKIDAFLGPSHVSVITGSKIYEPIVRAFNTPIVVAGFEPVDVMESILKIVRQFNEGRCEVENQYTRAVSREGNVSAQKLIETYFEQRESFRWRGIGDIPRSALKLKDAYAHLDAEKVFEAVLPKTPIDDHKSCICGKILKGLAKPYECKVFGKACMPSSPMGSCMVSSEGACAAYFKYGKFTHKGVA, encoded by the coding sequence ATGGATCTGATTGAAGAGTTTCGTAACCCTGCCCATGTGAAAGCCTTGGCCAAAAGCATTCATGCCGAGGCAACACGCCCCCTTAATATCATGGAAGTGTGTGGCGGTCACACCCATACCATCATGAAATTTGGCATTCCACAACTCTTGCCTAAGCAGATTCAGTTTGTGCATGGGCCTGGTTGTCCTGTGTGCATCATGCCCAAAGAGCGCATCGACCATGCCTTGGCGTTGGCTTCCCAAGAAGGGGTTATCTTGGCCACCCTTGGGGATATGATTCGCGTACCCGGAAGCATGGGGTCTTTGCAAACCTTACGCGCTGAGGGAGCTGATATTCGAGCACTCTATTCACCCTTGGATGTGCTAAAGATTGCCAAAGAAAACCCCGATAAAACGGTCGTGTTTTTTGCCATCGGCTTTGAAACCACGACGCCCATGAGTGCGAGTTTAGTGAAAATGGTGTTGGCGCAAAACATCCCCAACGTGCTGTTTCACGTCAACCACGTGTTAGTGCCCGAACCTGTAGAGGCCATCATGGCAGGCGGCGATGCGAAGATTGATGCCTTTTTAGGGCCTTCGCATGTAAGCGTCATTACGGGTTCAAAGATTTACGAGCCTATTGTGCGTGCGTTTAACACGCCTATTGTGGTGGCAGGATTTGAGCCGGTGGACGTGATGGAATCTATCTTGAAAATCGTGCGCCAGTTTAACGAGGGGCGTTGTGAGGTGGAAAACCAATACACTAGAGCTGTTTCACGCGAGGGAAATGTGAGCGCCCAAAAACTCATCGAAACGTACTTTGAGCAGCGGGAGAGTTTTAGGTGGCGGGGCATTGGAGACATCCCACGCAGTGCTCTTAAGCTTAAAGACGCGTACGCCCATCTTGATGCGGAAAAGGTCTTTGAAGCGGTGTTGCCTAAAACGCCTATTGATGACCACAAATCCTGTATTTGCGGAAAAATCCTCAAAGGCCTTGCAAAGCCTTATGAGTGCAAGGTGTTTGGCAAAGCCTGTATGCCTTCCAGTCCCATGGGCTCATGTATGGTCTCTAGCGAAGGGGCGTGCGCGGCGTACTTTAAATACGGAAAATTTACCCACAAAGGGGTGGCATGA
- a CDS encoding HypC/HybG/HupF family hydrogenase formation chaperone: MCLSIPSKVVEIDENNMATVDTMGVRRQVTLDLIDEKVEVGEYILIHVGYAMGKISEAEALESLKIYEEIVQMMDAGDIDHDEGVMGRSHGSD, encoded by the coding sequence ATGTGTTTATCCATTCCCTCAAAAGTGGTAGAAATAGACGAAAATAACATGGCGACCGTGGACACCATGGGCGTGCGGCGTCAAGTAACATTAGATTTGATTGATGAAAAAGTAGAAGTCGGCGAATACATCCTCATTCATGTGGGCTATGCCATGGGAAAAATCAGCGAAGCAGAAGCGTTGGAAAGCTTGAAAATTTATGAAGAGATTGTTCAAATGATGGACGCTGGGGATATTGATCATGATGAAGGCGTAATGGGGAGGTCACATGGATCTGATTGA
- the hypB gene encoding hydrogenase nickel incorporation protein HypB, with the protein MCKDCGCTITRSHSHDHDHDHHHHHHHDHDHSHDHHHENHPNPQLNDAKTIAVITKILDANDKEAAHIREHFETHNVLAVNLMSSPGSGKTTLLEATIDTGALKLGVIEGDLETNQDADRIKAKGAPAYQISTGQACHLDAFMVHEGLHAMPLEDLDVVFVENVGNLVCPASYDVGTHLNVVLLSVPEGHDKPAKYPVMFRAADLLLITKCELLPHFDFSIEHAVKEARKLNPKVDVIEIDSKSGKGIDQWVNYLKMKKALRR; encoded by the coding sequence ATGTGTAAAGATTGCGGTTGCACCATCACCCGAAGCCATAGTCACGATCACGACCATGATCATCACCATCACCATCACCATGACCATGACCATAGTCATGACCACCATCACGAGAATCACCCAAATCCTCAGCTTAATGATGCCAAAACTATCGCAGTTATCACCAAGATTTTAGATGCTAATGACAAAGAAGCGGCGCACATCAGGGAGCATTTTGAAACCCATAATGTGTTGGCGGTGAACCTTATGAGTAGCCCAGGTTCTGGTAAAACTACCCTTTTGGAGGCAACTATTGACACAGGAGCGCTAAAGCTTGGTGTTATCGAGGGTGATTTGGAGACCAACCAGGACGCAGACCGCATCAAAGCCAAGGGTGCCCCTGCGTATCAAATTTCAACGGGCCAAGCGTGCCATTTGGATGCCTTTATGGTGCATGAGGGATTGCATGCCATGCCCCTTGAGGACCTTGATGTGGTCTTTGTAGAAAACGTAGGCAACTTGGTATGTCCTGCCAGTTATGACGTGGGAACCCACTTAAACGTGGTGTTGCTCTCCGTCCCAGAAGGGCATGATAAGCCTGCAAAATACCCTGTGATGTTTCGCGCCGCGGATCTGTTGCTTATCACTAAATGTGAATTGTTGCCCCATTTTGACTTCAGTATTGAGCACGCCGTTAAAGAAGCACGCAAACTGAACCCCAAAGTAGATGTTATTGAGATTGACAGCAAATCAGGCAAAGGGATTGACCAGTGGGTAAATTATCTTAAAATGAAAAAGGCGTTACGCCGTTAA
- the nikR gene encoding nickel-responsive transcriptional regulator NikR, with translation MDNVIRFSVSLPEQLLVELDKKVSTQGYASRSEFTRDLIREKIVKDNWKDDNSDVIGVLTMIYTHHQNDLVQRIIDIQHDAKIKIMCNTHVHVDHDNCLETVMVQGQANKIQDFAQKIGGLKGVKFSKLVKAAVPAS, from the coding sequence ATGGATAATGTTATTCGTTTTAGTGTTTCACTTCCTGAGCAACTACTAGTTGAGCTTGACAAAAAGGTCTCTACGCAAGGGTATGCTTCACGCAGTGAATTTACCCGTGATTTGATTCGTGAAAAAATCGTAAAAGACAATTGGAAAGACGATAACTCCGATGTTATTGGTGTTTTAACAATGATTTACACCCACCACCAAAACGATTTAGTGCAACGCATTATCGACATCCAACATGACGCAAAAATTAAAATCATGTGCAATACCCATGTACATGTGGATCATGACAATTGCCTTGAAACTGTCATGGTACAAGGACAAGCCAATAAAATTCAAGATTTTGCCCAGAAAATTGGTGGCCTCAAGGGGGTTAAATTTTCTAAACTTGTTAAAGCCGCTGTTCCTGCTTCGTAA